aagaaaaaaaaaaaaaaatcctggatttcccGGCCGCTGGAGACCCAAGTGTTAATCAGGAGGACTGACTGTATCATCTCTCCCGCCGAAGCCAAGAAATTTGTAAGTAACTTTTCTCGGGAGAGCGCTTGGGTAACGGGTTTTtgtgttaaaagaaaacaaaaatgggaaCGAACTTATCAAAAGTTGAATGGGATGTTTTTTATCAATTAGAGACATTGTTACAAGAAAAAGGGCACTCTGAAGTTTCAAAAATTGAACTTAAAAACTTACTTATATGGGTTAAAACAAATACGCAAGATTTAAATTTACAGTCTgcctttacttttcatttttgggaTCAGATAAACTGGAGAATTTATAATCTAGTCACtcttaaaaaagatgaaagtcTAAGAGAATTGATGCCCATTGCACGAGCCCTGATGGaatgttttaaacaaactgACAATAATAAGGTGAACTCGGATTCAGAAAACCAAGCTTCTGGCTCTGTCTCTTTAAATTCCAGTAAACCTGAGACTGTGTGTGTTTCGGAGAATGTAACAAATGTTGTTTCAAATGCTGATTTGAACTCCACTGAGAAAAatctcccttctctctctctgggaaaaaatgagactTTTTCGGACTCTTCTTCACGTTGTTctgttaatgtaaaaatatgtgaCTCTTGTAAGGGGGAAGGGACAAAATTTGTAGAAAATGTTAATGAAAAAGTGAATGTATTTCCTAAGAGTGGTTGTGCGGGGACACTGAAAGCTGGTTTAGATTGTGATATGCCTGAAGAGGAAACTGagggtgtttcttccactcaggAAATTTTGGTTTCTGGGGGTTCTGGGAATTCTTTTTCAGTTAAGCAAAAACCTGGTTTTTATGGTAATCGTCAATCCATaggtacagagaaagaaaaattggctTTAATTCAAAGGATGGAGTCCTTTGAAAGGATGGATAACtctcaaaaacctgaaaaaacatgggttgagttttttcctcattgctgtgatcctaattcttgtattttaaaacaaaaccatgtaaGTTTAAAACCTGGATTTGTGGATTcttcagctgagtttttctTGGCAGGGAGACAATGTGAAACTTGTGGTAAAGTAGCAAATTCAAGGTTAGAGCGTGGCAATGTTCCCAGAACAGGGGAACACACCTCTGTCTCGGCCCCTTTGGGCCGGGCTTCGGAGGAGGCGTGTTGTTTGTTGGAGTCCACCCCTGCCTTTCATGGCAGGGTTCCGAGGGGGGCGTGTTGCTTGgaggtttctgaaaaaaatttagaggTGTGTTCTCATGATCAGGTTGGCCGGCCTCCCGGAATTGGCCGAGCTCCCGGAATTGGCAGAATTCCCGGACAAGAGCACAGTGTTCCTCCTGTCAGGGCCAGAGTGACTGGAAGGTTTGGATTTAATGATTCAGGATCAGAAAACGTACTGATTAGAAACAAAAGGAATGTTCATACTGTCATTGATCAAAGTGACAATTCTGATTCTCCATTAAAATTACCGGATTGGTCATACATTAATCAGAAACTAGAAAGAGATTCGGatttaaagaaacaatatcTTGCCTTACCAGTGAAATATGGAAGAAATGATAGAAATCCAAAATATGAAAGACTCAATCACCATGATATAAAGGAATTACGACAGGCTTTGAAAGAAAgtggattttcttctccctaTTTTAATAGtgtgttgaaaaatatttttaactcttatGATTTAGTTCCTGCTGATTGCAGGAATGTGGCAACTTTAATCTTAACCAATTCACAGTATCTACTATGGGAGTTACAATGGAAAAAGTTACTTAACAAGTTGGTTGAAAGATATGCAGATACTGATTATGCCGATTTAGATGTTGCTCAGTTGGCTGGTGATTCACCTTACAATAGGCCTGAAAATCAAGCAGCTGAACTGCCTCGGCCTGTTTTAGCAGACATTAAAAATGCTGCTAGAAAGGCCTTGCTTTCACTTGAACCTGTGGGTTCACATCTGAGCTCTTATCCACTGATCAAACAAGGTGAAACTGAATCTTATGGTTCTTTTTTGGATAGATTAACTCAAGCTGTTGAAAGGCAATGTCCAGATGAACAAGCCCGCTCTTATATTATTCAAAATCTTGCTTATGTAAATGCTAATGATGaatgtagaaaaattattttagctttgcCTGATCAGCCTCTAACAGTTACGCAGATGCTAACAGCTTGCAGCAGACTTATGAGttcacaaaatgctgcaaattcacaggtcaatgctttggaaaaaacacTGGAACACAATTTGACACAACAAATAGATAAAATTGGAAAGCttttggaaaaatatgaaaaacgTTGGGAAAACTCTGTTAATGCTGTGCAAGTAGATCCTAATAAAAGGCCTGTCTGTTTTGCTTGTGGTAAATTAGGCCACCTCAAAAAGGATTGTCGTGGAACAGCAAATCAAATTTCTATTTGCCCTCGATGCCGAAAAGGAAGGCATCTTGCTAAATACTGTCACTCACTATTTGATATTAATGGGAACCCACTGTCGTTAAACTTCAAAAACAGCGCGTTCCACCGCGCTCAGACACAAATAGTGGCACCCACTGGCAACCAGATTTCGGAACAAATGATGATGGCACGTCAGCCATTTGTCTCTCAAACAGCCCACCCCCGAATGATGCCAGCTCAGCAATTCCAAACACAAGGGTTGAATTGAGTTCCTCAAAACTAATTCATCTTTTAACTAATTTTTGCTGGGTGAATATTCCTACTGGGCTGATCAACTCTTGTCAAGAAGGACAAGATTTCTTAATTATGGGTAAAGCAAACAACAAATTTCTGGGACTGTCAATCTTCCCTACTGTTGTTTCAGTAAATTATAATGAAGAGCTGATGATTTTAGCTCTTGCATTTGATGTTCCGACGGTAATTCCACCCAACACACCTATTGCTATTGCATTTCTGGCATCTGAAAATGTGTCTCCTAATACCTCGGGTGCAGAAGTTTTCTGGGTGCAATATTTGAACAGTGACCGTCCACAACTAACTTGTAGCTTGACTCACTGTGGTCAAACAATTTATGTTACAGGAATGCCTGATACTGGTGCAGATGTTACTGTGATTTCTCACATGTTTTGGCCCAATGACTGAGATTTAGTAGCTCCTTCAGGTTCTCTTTCAGGAATTAGAAGTGCTACTGTTTGTATGCAAAGTGCATCCATGATTGACATTACAGGTCCTGAAGGAAAGACTGCAACAGTGTGTCCTTTTGTTGTTCAAAAGCCTCTCACCGTCTGGGGGAGAGACGTCCTGTCCCAATGGGGAGCAAGACTGGAAGTGGACTTGACATTTCTACCACCAAACTCCAAGGATGCAACAAAGACCCAAGACTGAGACATCAACTCTTCAAAGACGACCATCAACTCTTCAAAGAAGACAACCTCATCACTGGACTCTGGACACTGGACTCTGACTGTGGTTTgagtttttcagcttttccctcaaTCTTTTAATTTATTGTAATTAATAGAAGGTTCAATTTTAAAGGATGTTAGCAATGAGACTTTACATCGTTGGCTTTCATGTCTTTTTACAACTTTGCAATATAGAACTAACccatattttgtttctcatatTAGGGCTCATTCTTCACTTCCTGGATTTTTAGTGGAAGGAAACGCAAGAGCGGACAAGCTGACAATGGTCATTTCTAACACATTGCCAAACATTTTTGAACAAGCAAAATTGAGTCATgcctttttccaccaaaatgcccAAGCACTTATGAGAATGTTCCAAATTACTAAAAGTCAAGCTAAAGCTATCATTCATACTTGCCCTGACTGTCAATTGGTACAACCTCCTGTTTCTACAGGAGCAATCAACCCCCGAGGCTTACAAAGCCTACAgttgtggcaaacagatgttaCTAAATATCCTTCTTttggtaaatttaaaaatattcatgtttccGTAGATACATTCTCTGGTGCAGTTTTTGCTTCCCTTCACACAGGTGAAACCGGCAATCATGCCTGTCATCATTTCCTGCAAGCTTTTGCTTCATTGGGTGTACCCCAAGAAGTGAAGACTGACAACGGTCCCACATATATATCTCAAAAATTggccacatttttaaatgaatggggTGTTTGGCACATTTTTGGTATTCCCCACTCTCCCACAAGCCAAGCaatcattgaaagaacacatcaaaCCCTAAAACGCATATTAGatcaacagagagggggaacGGAGGTCACCCCACAGATGAGACTGAACAAGGCtctgtatgtttttaattttctaaacagTTCAAGTACGGAGCCAGATCCACCAATTTTTAGACACTTTTCAAATAATAAACAGgcaaaattaaaagaacatcctcctgttttaattaaaaaccctGACTCTGGACAGATGGAAGGTCCGTTTCAATTAATAACGTGGGGCAAAGGGTATGCTTCTGTCTCCACAGGTGCTGGAATCAAGTGGGTTCCTGCCAAAAACGTCAAACCATATCGTACTTCAGAACCTGCAGTCGAGCCCAGAACCGAGGAAGCAAGTACGCAGACGTGAACCGAATCGAAAGATCCCGGGTCTCACCTGACATCTCTTGTGCCTGACGTTCTTTATACATCGGTGGAACCCATGAACTCTGAATTTGTGTCAATGTTGTTTATGAGTATGCTAATTGAATGCTGAATGTTTGTTTAACAGTCTTAATTTTTGGCGAAGGTTTAAGTTAGAGATTTTGTGTAGAAAAAATTCTGCCAAGACTTAGTTCATGAAAGAGATGGAGCAAGTTCAAATAGTATATTTGTCTTGcttgattttaattgttttttgtcGTGCAGATTTTCCTGTGGATCAACCGAAAACAAATGTTTGGGTGACCTTAGCCAAGGCTGCCGGATCAGATACTATATGTCTATCAAATTCAGaaccagaaaagcctttttcaacCTGTTTGGTTGGTGTGCCAGTGAAAGAGTTGCCTTTGGTCAAAAAACAATCCAATGGTAGGCCAGATGGAATTGACAATGGAAACAATCCTTCTTTCAATTGGAACATTTGGTCCAAAAAACTTCTCAGGGCAACATCTGAACCTCAAGAATTGGAAATCCTTGGTTCTTTGaccatggatttttgttttacttttatgaCTCGTGCCTGGCGAAAAGGTGATCCCCAAAGTTTAGTGTTACTcctcattattttgcatataaaaatttGAGTTTTTGGTGTAATGTTTCAAATAGTTGGGATGTGTTTCCGGAGACGGATCAATATCCACGGCAATTGCCGAAAGGGTATTGGTTCATTTGCGGAGACAGGGCTTGGCAAGGTATTCCAGCTCACCTTGAAGGTGGTCCTTGTAGCATTGGTATGCTCACCATAATTGCCCCCACTGCCAAAgcagtgatgaaaaagaaacaaaggagaacAAGAGCTGTTCCTCATTATGATGAGAACTGTCAGAGTGATTTTATGCCTTGGAATGCCGCCAGAAGGGTTTCAGCAGGTATATTTTTACCCCAATTGGCCTCAGCAGTGGCATTGAGACAATTAGATAGAGTTGGATGTTGGCTGAGCAAATAAGCTAATGCCACATCCTCTGCAATCAGTGATATGTTGACCGATGTTGATAGTATTAGACATgctactcttcaaaacagagcagccattgattttcttttactggcacaaGGGCATGGTTGTGAGGAATTCGAAGGATTGTGTTGTATGAATTTGTCTGACCATTCTGAATCCATtcacaaaagcattcaaaaattgAAGGATCTGACAGCCCAAATTAAAAAAGATGGAAGTTCCTGGTTGgatgatttgtttcaaaaatggaGCTTCGCACCTTGGCTAAGGCAACTTTGCAAGATAGGTCTTTATGTACTAGGCGTTCTAATACTGATATGTATAGTGGTACCTTGTGTACTTTGTTGTGTTCGGCGAATGATGAACCGAACAGTTCGTGAAGTTTTCGTCATACAAGCAGGAGATTTAGGAAAtagaagcacagagagtgtTCGGAATCTCACGAAAGCAGTAGATGAAGGTAAAGAAATGAACGAAGGTTTTGAATTAAGGCCTTGGAATCGACCAGAGTTTTTTGAACAATGACTTGTAACTGTTACCAAACGTGATTCATATCTCTTTCAAGGATGGGGTCATCACAGCATTAAGTTGCTGTGCCGTAATGTAGCAGTGCTTTAGTGCGGATAGGTCTCCAAGAGATGataagcagaaattttacagtAGAGCTATGAAACGCAAGTAGTAAGcgacaagaaaatgaaagattctgggtcaaacagagagggggaaatgtgggaatccataaagttagagggtttttaggaaatggttaaaaaagagtatttaggcctcaggatgttagcccgaagttctgttacagcagaaaagtttcccaagcaagcagaaaagtttcccaagcagtagacgtgacaaataacaataggactcTGTAGAtgtggctttaggatggcaacaagtttatttaatgtatatctttagaaggttactgtgaatagagctctgttctttgtcttttatgaaccagtctttgttttaactactcttacgtatgttttataagattggatggaaagcttgtcaatatgtcttgttttggtgtgattggttgaaatctaaactgagatggttttatgtcattccgttttaccccaccttcggggacattttcctttaggccagcatgctgttaacatctaacaatgttctgaggctgatgtactaataaacaaaaaaggctggtctgaatttgtccagtgtggtccatatttggacttcTTGCCGCGGCAAGTGagttcctctcttaagacgtgggttcctgaaaccattggatctatagctaccctggtgcTCCGGCACATTTCCTTTCtagagaagtcagtctcctcaCTCTCagaagtggtcttgcagaaccGGCGAGGACTGGACCTCTTGTACATGCAGCAAGGGGGCCTGTATGCCGCCTTGAAAGAGGAATGCTGCTTTTATGCAGACCACACCGGAGTTGTCAGAGACTCCATGGCCGAACTGAGAAATTGGCTAAACCTAAGAAAAGTGGATAGAGAAGCTCAACAGGGCCGGTTCGAGTCGTGGTTCAACCGGTCCCCATGGCTCACCAccctgatttctaccctaataggcCCAGTCACTATAATCTTACTAACCCTAATCTTTGGGCCTTGCATATTAAGCAAACTGGTGCTGTTCGTTAAAAGGCGTTTAGAAATGGCTAACATATTTTTTCTCGAGTGCTGACAATTATTTTAAGGCGTGCCAGTTACTAACACAGTTGCAATTTTAAACTCATTCTACTAACCCATGAAATTTTGTAACCTCAACATTTTATAGCTTTGTAAGATTTTTACTAAtcatggggggggggggaaatgtggagagtcAGGGACAAGCGTGCGGAAGAATTCGGGCTGTACGGTTATAGGACACGCCCCACCCTGCAGTCAGACCCTTGCTCCGTGCCTGGCCGCACCCAGCCGGAtgtgagcagaaggaaatgacgCTGACCGCCCAAGCCATTATAATCCCCTGAGATCCCTCAATAAACGCCATTTGctgtccaccacattggtgtcgGGAAAATATGGACTGAGTGACCCTGGGCTTTGGGCCACCGTGCCAGACTTAGAACCAGGTCGCCACACCTTGAAGGCAacacagctggagaaggacaacacagcctaCCAGATGATCAAGCAGCAAGTATCCCCAGAGAAATATTGGATGAtatcaaagagatggctttgaaagctttaatcCAGGTATTGGATGGTAGCACCCCCAATTTGGACTGCCTTAGGTGGCCgcagctaaagctttaggacaatcagaccatcttgggtgcctgttaagtaagcaaacTAATGCTACCTCCCTCACATTGAGTGACCTGATCTCAGATatagagaccatcagacatgccaccttgcagaacagTGATAAAGTTTTTACTctgggcacatgggcatggctgtgtagactctgagggcatgtgttgcatgaacctctccagccacagcgagTCAATCCAAAAGAGCATTCAAGTATTGAAGGAAGGGCTCAagaagcttcaagtggaaaacaaagactggttcaatAAACTCTTCCAATACAAGGGACTAAAGGGTTGGATGATGTCTAGCTAAAACAGGATATTTAACTCTCTTAGTGGTTGTTCTTGTATTGTTAATTTTCCCATGtttgtttggatgctttttGAAAGTCTTACAAAATTCTTCCAGTTCCATCTTTGCTGTAAAACAGAAAGAGGGAGGATACCCAACACAGGCTCCTTATGGACTGCTTGGAGAAGAGAACTGGAGGCCAGGAaggcacaaaaacctctcagagactcagtgtggGAAAGAAACACCttaaaagtacctaaaagtattcttaaatccataaagtaccttaaaaaccttgagtatctcaaggTGTTAATGAGCCCTACTGAGTGTCAGCACAAAGCTCTCTAaggactcattaaagcagataattgggaCCGTGATTGCAAAAACTTCTCAAAGAGTttgtatcaaaagggaaacaccaagtaccttaaaataactgaagtaccctgTAGTATTAATGAGCCCTACTTAGAGTTGTTACTGAtaaagcctctccagggactaattacagcagataattggaggccatgcctgcacaaacctctcacagactccaaggcaaaagccaaacccaaagtcctttgaaaaacctgcagtccctacAGGGAGCAttaaggagcccccagggccattgctgagcaaggctccccagggactccttccagcagatccttgaggccactgggatgtgggctaggggggatgctgagggcaggacaaggggctgacagtgcccagcctggctggggctgtgccaggaggccccagggcctcaggacaaggtgtctcctcccagcccttggtggcacagaaactgctgtgccccagggcaccaagacttggcttctctttgtccccacctgtcatcacggcctccagttctctgctctgcctggggcctggggacactttctcattTGTgctcctcagtgggacccattaaaagtccaagaaagtttggagttggattctgccttggagttctggagaggtttcttcagctccttctCAGGGACTGATTTTCAGGGCATGAGCagaaagccccagaggctcattaaagtccgtgtgctgtgtctgtgctgctgacttgggctgggctcctggcacagagccagctcCTACAGCTCCTagtaaccaagaagagcttcaaaagcacatttctcttgatgagcagctcttctgccagcccagcagggctggggcactgcctgcagccagcccaggcacagcacagaggcacagagagcttcaatcagtcagggctgggaaggtgctgagaagtgcctggggcacaatcactgccagcccttggcacaggaacctctggctgcaggacaatgcagctgcagctcctggagccgTCTCCtcaagctggaacatcccaatgcctgcagaccctgtgagtacattctctgattgtctcttgtgcagagcagccaggggagcccagggctgtcgtgcagagcagggtcctgcagcccagggcgctgtgctggggcagggactctgctgcctgccagggacagctctcagcctgccctggcagctgctcccagcactgggggacaagatctgggtgggaggagacagctggttAAGCTTACAAGTTTTCTCCTTGTGTGGTGAGgatgctgcattgttcaggactgCTCAAAGCATGGCATTTAcctgcagaacatttccaagtagattatacagggagcacagcaaggaaGGGGCTACATAATGGGGAAAACCTGCTTTTTGAATCTACTGCTCTGGGTTGCCTAGGTGGGAAACTGCCCACAGATATTAATCTCTCTCTTAAggctgagaaaaataaacaaaaaaattctcatAGATCTGAATAAACTGGGCTGTTACAGAGATCAACAGAGGGCCCCTCACAGACAGCATCAGTGTTGCTTTTCCAGCGTCCTCAGGGTTGATCTTACGTTGCCATCagaccctgcagagccagagctgtccgtgggcagtgccagagctgggaggggtctgcagggcagagctgagccccagggcttggctgggctctggcagcactggcagcgcccaaccctgggcacagggaagcagctgctggcagggacagctccaggcagcagagccctgggcaggcagtgggggaAAAGTgaccccaggctgtgctggaatatttaaagtcctctccaaacccaacTATTCCGTGATTACTTTTCTTACAGATCCCCATGCCAAGACAGCtcaaatgtccaacagcagctccatcaggcacttcctcctgctggcattggcagacacgcggcagctgcagctcctgcacttctgcctcttgctgggcatctccctggctgccctcctgggcaatggcctcatcatcagcgccgtagcctgtggccaccacctgcacacgcccatgttcttcttcctgctcaacctggcccctgctgacctgggctccatctgcaccactgtccccaaagccatgcacaattccctctgggacaccaggaacatctcctacactggatgtgctgcccaagtttttttttttgttttttatgctACAACAGAGTATTTTCTCCTGACCATaatgtgctacgaccgctacgtgtccatctgcaaacccctgcactatgggaccctcctgggcagcagagcttgtgtccacatggcaggagctgcctgggccagtgcctttctcactGCTCTCGTGCACacggccaatacattttccctgcctctgtgccatggcaatgccctgggccagttcttctgtgaggtGCCCCAGATCCtgaagctctcctgctccaaatcctacctCAGAGAATCTGGGCTTCTTGCTGTAACTGTGTTTTTcaattttggttgttttgtgttcatttttttttcctatgtgcagatattcagggctgtgctgaggatcccccctgagcagggacggcacaaagccttttccacctgcctccctcacctggccgtggtctctctgttcctcagcactgcagcctttgcctacctgaagcccccctccatctcctccccatccctggatctggccctgtcagttctgtactcggtggtgcctccagccctgaaccccctcatctacagcctgaggaaccaggagctcaaggctgcagtgtggagactgcTAACTGGATGGTTATGGAAATATTAAAGAGCTGGCCAATTTCTGCCAATCATTTGTAATAAAAGTCAAATTTGAtaatttttgttggtttgattgaag
The sequence above is a segment of the Zonotrichia leucophrys gambelii isolate GWCS_2022_RI unplaced genomic scaffold, RI_Zleu_2.0 Scaffold_151_111563, whole genome shotgun sequence genome. Coding sequences within it:
- the LOC135461016 gene encoding olfactory receptor 14J1-like, with protein sequence LGNGLIISAVACGHHLHTPMFFFLLNLAPADLGSICTTVPKAMHNSLWDTRNISYTGCAAQVFFFVFYATTEYFLLTIMCYDRYVSICKPLHYGTLLGSRACVHMAGAAWASAFLTALVHTANTFSLPLCHGNALGQFFCEVPQILKLSCSKSYLRESGLLAVTVFFNFGCFVFIFFSYVQIFRAVLRIPPEQGRHKAFSTCLPHLAVVSLFLSTAAFAYLKPPSISSPSLDLALSVLYSVVPPALNPLIYSLRNQELKAAVWRLLTGWLWKY